The Amphiura filiformis chromosome 6, Afil_fr2py, whole genome shotgun sequence genome segment TAGAAcacaaaatttgatgaaatacaTCCATAGACATAATAAGATAGATTTTGATCTTTTGCTTGGTACAGTACTTGCCATAGAATTACTAAATTGGTTCAGGACCATCCATTCTGATCAAGTTTAATTAAAGCTTGATGAAAACTCACAAAACCATATGGAAGTAGTAAACCAACGAGAATTCTGGAGAATTTCATATTTTCCCACAAGTAAAATACATAagcctacaatcaagtgcaaatttgctgggacactttcatagttcaatgaccctccctcaccttattcaatgttgtataccaaacgcctcatttttaaatggcctatatttttctCCAACATTGGTTAGTGGGgagggaggattcgaaataggttggaaactatacaaataaaatatcacatggtgaacttcatatgaccggttttattgaacagagggctgaaatatgaacaagtgtcccagggaaatttgcacttgattgtattgaagaagacaaaaataatctattactttcagtaaaattaccataactcgcaagcgttgttcgattgacatgatttttcactaatttaaaacaaataacattagcatattttggttactttaattgtcatttttgtcaaactaaatattttaggtatcaaaacgctgtaatatatgcattatttaaggcatatttgacacatgattgctattataagcgcattatctcaaaattcacttttaaaacaatttaaaactaatcaaaattaaatcatattggaaatatagagtacaatcagttaaaaatacctactgaaataacaaaaaaatcataaaacaaaacaattgtttccctttagttcattgataaatgtaaattggcaacataaaggaaaaagaaaaaaaaaagaaagaaagaaagaaagaaagaaagaaaagaaagaaaaagaaagaaagacaaaaagaataaaaaaagaaagaaagaaaaacagcattacatggattcgaactcgagatctcgaatgcgagaagcaaagccagtaactatatgccaccgggagactgatgacaatagcactcgatttcagcgtatttaatcctatcattgcaatgctactgtattgtgttatcaagcttcgatccaatgaaatcattcattaaaactcatgttttggtcgtattcagcatttatctaacgtatattttgaatatacacggtcacattatacataccttcctaactttgatatgtttattggtaattattcctccatttaagccaaatgagcacggtctaccataatgttaaataaatatatattactttttaagttatattattctggtagaccgttattgcgtcattaattcttgttatccttgttataaataaattcgcatgaataacaacagctcaaccatagtgtagtggtttgcttactgccttctgatcatgagggctacggttcaagctcattgtcgccgatatgtttacttttaaatcctgctctttatctctttttattttatttttgaataccaataataagcacatttaaaatgtgtaattgtatataattgtatatacactttttggcatggcattgttacgttgaattagcgtatctgtgatgggtagttgaaggtctatattaaagagtttaacgtgcattccgataatagcatttgaaatagggtaatgagtttgaaagatcaatgatgagacaaacatcatgattctgttctatttatttctatattttcttaatttcttatttggtttgcttttattatgtttgtaaattctaccaaaggagaatttatatgtccactctaatataagcaatcaatgtgtcaaatattccttgaaaaatgcatgcattgcagggttagatattcaaaaaatgtttatttcaataaattttttaaaattggctaatcatgtaatgcataatgaaattatcttgacatcactgaaaaaattatgaaaatcgagcaatgcgttcgagagttatggcgattttattgatattaatagattatttttcgcatccctatacaatcaagtgcaaatttgctgggacactttcatagttcaatgaccctcccgcacccttattcaatgttgtataccaaacgcctcattttttaaatggcctatatttttgctccaacattggttagtGGGgagggaggattcgaaataggttggaaactatacaaataaaatatcacatggtgaacttcatatgaccggttttattgaacagagggcgaaatatgaacaagtgtcccagggaaatttgcacttgattgtaggttATGTTAGCTAGCAAGGAATTATCAGTCATTAAAGTCTgtgttttcttttcctttgagcaCACTTTGAACATCCATCTGTAAGGAGGCGGACACAAACAGCTCCAGCAAAGGAGAAAAATACTGCAAGTCCTTCATAACACAGCATATCATCACAACTGACTGTTTGTGAATGTTGGTCAGCTTCAGGAATTAGTTTTTCTGAGAATTACTTTAATTCCTTCAGTTCCATTATGCAATACAAACCatgaaatgtttgtttgtttgttgctcCCTAAACACTCACCTCAGGTGGGGGCTCAATAGGTATAGGATTTGCCTGCCTTTTAGGCGGTGGCCTTTTAATTCCTAGCTGCTGCTCAGGGGAGTAGTATGTTATGCCTCCATAGGTCTGTGATGTGCCTGATGGAGGTGCAGGATGCCCCGCAGCTTGTGGAGGAGGCAGGTTTGGTGGTGGCACTGGTATTGTAGGTGGGGGTTGGCCTGGTATAGCTGGACCTGCTTGCACTGGAATTGTTGTCGGGCCAGACATAGTctaatgaaaacaaaagaaacaaaaacataaaTTGTTATGATGTGGTCCCTGTAGAAGTACTATATTGCATGTACCCCATCCATAAGGTTACTTCTAACAATGCAAATCTAAACATTACAACCTTGGAAAATAAAGATAAACAGTAAAATGTAGTCCATTGCTGCTTAAATGAATTTCATGCAAGTCCACatttcatttttgccaaaacattTGTTTGAATAACATACACCtttctttaaaacaaaatagTAAAATCTCTCTTATTATTATGATGGTTTTTACAATTTTAGGTTAACAGGGGTGGTGCATAGGCTTAATAATGAACTATTTTGTATTTCCATATCATATTCTTAATTTCTTGTTTTGCTTGAAGagaaactggtgtttttacaaaaGTTTGACAATTCTTATAAAGCCTTGTATTAAATAATCAATCCCACATGATATCTGGTAATGATAACCACTTACAGATACAGGTTGAGCTGGATAATGCTGTAACGGTACAGGCCCTCCTATCTGAAAGTGTGGTCCTGGTGGCTGGGCATAGTTGACAACTCCACCTGCTACAAATGGTGGTGGAGGGAAGGGAGGACGTGGAGGGGGAGGCTGTTGTGTTGGTAGATTGGCAGGGGGATGCATTAATGGTGGCGGGGGATTGTTGACCATGTGCGTAGGTGATGGATGCGGTAttccttcagaaaaaaaaaaaaaaaaagaattagacTTCATGTTATCTTTAAATTCAAATCATAAGATATTATATGCTGCATGATCAAGAGATACATTTTGCTCTTCTTTATAATATTTGAAAATGAATGACAACAAGCAGAGGCCATAGCATACGTAATCATCTCACCTAGTAGCCAAAAGAGTATCGTCCACACTGAGGTATTCCAAAGTTGAATTGCAGTGGGTAAAATAAGGCAACTGAAGTGGTTCAGCATACATCAATTCAATTTTTGATTCTactattcattgaaaattttgatttttctcCCACTAGGCTAAAAcagtatgtctcaaagctgccgcacGCATTTGCCATGCACATTTGTCTCAGAGAAATATTGTATTAAAATAATTTGTTGGAAAAATTGTGTAACTGTCACTATAAATTAGTGAAACACAAAATGTGTTTTAGAATGTATGTTTTGAAAGTTCaaagcattttatttttttagggtggtgaaaaaaagagggaaagatgCATTTTgcattggattttaaaatcttcACAAACTTTGAGACATGCTTTTGTTGCTTTATCCATCATATGAATACCTGGATGTATCGGCACATCTGTCCTAACCATCATCCCCTGATGAATCACTGCCTGTGCATCACTATGAACCAGTGGGTGTCGCTGCAATCCAGGTGGTAATCCTTCACTTGTTACCACAGGTGGGGGCACCACAGTGCGTATATGAGGCACTGATGTTTCCACCGGAGAAGAATGTCTAGGTCTAGGTACTGCTACTGGTGGTGGTGGGGCCTGGGATTGTATGGCTGGTTGTGGGGGTGGCACTGTCATAGTACCATGGGGTGGGGTGCTGGgtactgtgtggggtggggtggaaaCCATGTTGCGTGGCGGGGGAGGCCCAGATATAGTTGCTGGTGGCGTACTGCCTGGATGATAAATGTGACCCTGTTGACCTGTAATAGCAACATAAAACGAGAGTCAATCAATTCAAAACCTTGTAACTAAGACGGCATCTGGTAATCAACCATTGAATCAGACATTTAGGTACGGAAGATACAAAATGCACTGGGAGAAGTGTTAACACCATAGCGATATATTATACAATTCTCTAAATATCAGATGTCCTCTGGTCTTGCCTGCCATGGGAAGACTAAGCAAGCAATCAGTCTCCTAACAGTCACTTCTCAAGAGGATGATGGTGAAATTCCCTTTCCAATTCTTATATCTCAAACAAGCTCAATTTAAATCATTCTATTGAAAGCTCTCCTAAACACTCTTGAGAGCGTGTGTTCCATATCTTGTCTGCAATTTTCAACAGTAAACAACCTGTCCAACAGTTACAGATTGCATGTTATTAGTGATGGCTTCAAAACCCAACACACGTACATGTTCAAAGcctgaaaatgacaaaaatatgggAACTCGCCTGGGGAATAGACTACAAGTATCATCCCAATACAAATATTTTTTGCTCTCCTCAGCAAAAATATCACTCAATTCCAGAAAAAAAGAACCAAATAGGTAGAAGaatgttcaaaaaaataaataaataaataagtagaatttttttttttttatatatggtCCCAGATCTGTATTTCTTGATatcgagggtcattcaaaaagttctacctgttgggtcataacttttgttttgttaaaggtaggTACTTGAAAATGTGCATACAAatagttcgtaatgtcacctacaggtagtgaaaaaatcatgtcaagaccattttcagatttttgtaggtgacctgaaaaacacagtaagatatggtacatcggaaacggtgatacatctttggatattgcacttgaaaacatgcgtgcagccaatgtacgaacttccctctttatacaaaaaatcatattagtaacaatataaattttgaatgaatatacaccttacagtccaaaacatcatctgtgactgaaaaagtacaattttgatggacagaaattACCCAGAATTCCAATTTTGGAGGGATATCTTGTAACATCTCAGGTAATGATAATCAGCATAGTGTCCATCCCTACAGCGTGACTTTTCTAGCTGCGTTTTTAGATAAAGCACTTGTAAAAGTTAAAGCTACTATAACACATTTTTCAGTCAAAGAAGTAAATTTAATTCCCTTTGTGATttattgtggtattttattccaaagaaagCGATATAATGCCACCATTTTACACCTTGTTTTATTAGAGACAGTATCTTCATAAACCGTGTTTGTGGTCATCTATACTAACTTTATTATACTGACTATTTGCTCTATTAGTTTTGTGCATATTAATGTCTATCATTTTCAGTTTGTGGCAATCTTTTAACCAGTACATATAATTTTATGATTATTCTTGTGTTTTCTACAGTTTTTACTGTATAACATGACCAAATGGAATAATTATGGGATCGTCAACACACTGTACTTGAGacgcctttgtaaatattgtacatattttgaccgtttccggtgaaccatatcttactgtggttttcaggtcatcaacaaaaatctgaaaatggtcttgacatgattttttcactacctgtaggtgacattacgaactatTTGTATGCACATTTTCAAGTACCTGcctttaacaaaacaaatgttatgacccaacaggtagaactttttgaatgaccctcgtatctTGAAAAGTTACATCTCTGCTAACTAATCGCTGATCGACCACCGACAGGATGATTGTTCACTGTTCAGAATAGAAATTAGAATGCGGTTAAACCACCCTTTCTGCTAGGGCGCCGGCGGTTGGGTTTTGAAGCCATCATTTACACAAGGTAGGTTATAAACACACATGGCTGGgcaaataaaataacattttctttGCACCCACAAAATAGTGATAAAATCCTCTACCGAGTTCATAAGCATTCATGACATACTATATGTGTTACCTTGTTCATAATACTTTGGCACTGCTTGATCTCCAGGTGGCCTCTGTGGTGCTGCATCACCAGCTGAACGCTGTCTTTGAGATGAGTAACGCTTGGTTCTTGCAGCCTGCTGTGGAAAAACAAATTAAGAGTATACACTTCAAATAGTAGTTCTCTCTTTCAAATCATGTCATATGGATTTAAAGTGTCTTATTCAGTCTGTTTAACACATGCTTTGAGATTTTTAATGTCCGATAATTTTAAAAGTATGTATATGCACATATACttgatattattgtattgacttattttttacatttgagcTATTCGTACAAAGTTGACTTAGTGTTTCACTTTTGTCTTGGATCACTAATAGAACCTTTTACTAAGTATCTTACCTCTCTCTTGTCCATCAATGCATCACCTCCAGCACTTGGCAATTGTGCAACTGCTGCTATAACtaacaaataaattaaaacagAAAGAATTTTTCATTACAGTCAtaatacgatttcagtcaaattttaattttgttaaattcTTTGCTATGAACAAGATCGTAGGAGATTGTGAGTACCAGGTAGATTTCACCTCTCTTGCAAATGTTGACTTGATTTCCTTTTCATTGATTTGATCATCTAATACAATATGGGTGATACCATTAGCTTTTATAGTAGAGTAGCACAATGAGTTTGAATCATGTACAATATTTTCTTACGTGTGTATCTCTACCATTCCCATTCTATTGGTCAAATAGCTGTATTTGACCAATAGAATTAGTGCACAAATAGTTTCCTTGGAAATTCTGTCTGGAACCCTCTTATAGCGGACCCTTTATATGTAATATCCCTTAACAAGAGGTTATAGTATTTCTATGAGTACGCCATCAGTTATCGGTGCAGCTGGTACCTATTTGAATGGTCTAGCTTTCGTCacatgtgtctctgacttcatcataGTAATGAAATCAGAGACACATGCtacgaaagctcgaccactcaaACAGTGACCGAATGCACCACTGGTACTGTGATAATCGATGGCATAACCTTAGAAATAACTTATTATGAATTCCCATATCCCTGAACAACTTACTATCTGATGGTTGCGGCAGTATCACATCCTTCCTTTCCATCTTCAGTCTTAATGCTTCCTCCTCCGTCATAAACTGTGCTTTCCTCTCACTACCTTGAACGGTAATCTTCAAGGCCTGAATCTGCCTCTCAAGGCTGTCATCAGACAATGCCACCCCAGCGACATTTTGTTCCTCCTGCGTTGCCGGAAGACTCTCCTGCTTGACAGATCGCTGATGTCTTTCTCTTGAATAAGATTTTGTCTCTCTAGGTTTGCTTGGTTCCACTTTTGGTTCCACTTCAACGTTGGGAATAGTCCTACTTTCAATGACTAAATCTTGAGGGACAGTGTACACTTCAGAAACTGTTTCTTCACTAGTTTCTTTTTTTACTACAACAATATCATCATCAGCAGTTGACCAACTCCCTTGTTGCTGTTGCTGATATCCTAAATCTTGCTGATAACTACTAGGTAACACTTCATTCTGAGCTTGCTGGCTTCCCCTCTGCTGTTCCCAGTAACTATCTCTTTGTTCCTCCGACCTATTTCTATTATTATAATTCTGCCTATTCCGTCCATACCCTCTTGTGGGTCTGTCCCTATAATCACTTCTATTGTCCCTGTTGTCCTGCCTTCTTGCATATTCATGTCcattatattcttgttcattttcATGCTCATTATATGCTTCATTGTCATTTCTGTTATAGTTCCTTCTATTGCTCCATTCTGTTCTGTGAGGTCTGTCTGGATCCTGTGGTTCATTCCATCTGCCTCTCCCTCGTGACCTTCGTGGTCCACCTCCTCGTTGTTCCCGTGGTGGTGCATTGTCATCTCTACCAATAAAATCACTCAGTGTAGGTCTGTCTTTCCTGCTTCCATATCTGCCATCTCCACCTCTGTACAATAACAAAATCACACATTCAGTGAATTAATATGGTTATGTTGTAtttaggttcatctggattgtccCATCAAACTGAATTAATCTGGGTTTGATAATGTGTGGCAGATTCATAAGCACCAAGTCAAATTAAATTGAAAATTGAGGTGTTATTGTTAAATATTATGCTCAATGCTAAGTCGTTCAATGCTGAATACCCTGTATGTCTAGCATTGAGGGATAGTACATTAATTAAGAATAACATCTTGTTtgtgaactatttattgcatgcCATATCTCTCTGTTTGAAGAACATCTTGTGCAAATTGTATGAAAAAGAAAATGCTCCTTTTTTTCTACAAGTTAACCCTTTCACCGAATGAAATAAGAGGATATACTGCCCTCAATGACCACTCTCTTTCCATAGAGTTCATGTAAACCCGAACGTAAACACCATTTTATAAAAATGCCCATTGTTTTTCACAAAAATTGCACATTATGATTTCCAAACAAAGACATATATGTCATGCAATAGTTTTAAATGTAAAGTGTTTAACGTTTAGCGTAAAATTTACGCTTTGAATTATAAAATGTCGCAAGTAAACATTTCTGACAAAGTGACATTGGTCATGTATAGCAAAACTCCTGCATGATCAACTTCAATCGAAGAAAGACCCACTGGTCttgtataatattttatattttagtcaaTCACAGCAGAcatatttaataaatttaatcTCAACATGAATTTATACCCACCTTCCCCTGTAGCCCCTTCCTCTGCCTCTAGGGGGCGCACTATCTCGCCTGATATCATGCCCATACATGGCCGCCAGTTCTTCTCTCGGTTTAGGTGCCTGTTCTGCTTCAATGTACTTGTCATGACCCCATTTCTGGCCGTCATCTTGCCAGAGCCTCTTCTCTCGCCTGGGCCTAGAATATCAGAGTTGACAAATGAAATATCTTTTAATATACAAAGGCTAGTTAGTTATGTATTTTTTTCGCATTGATATGAAAAGTATATTGTGGCTTCACAATATTTACTTCATATGTAACAAGTTTATGAATAAACTTTaaactacaaccatggccaaaatgtgttgggacacttatggaaaacgtacactatagtatgaccttatttccgttattattaacgtgataaagtggaggtttctttggtgtcaagcctaaacactttcctaacaccccaaccctccccttccccaccaatcaatgttgggtgccacaaggctcgtgtgaccaaaaagtcgaattcaacattgatcggggagtgggggcttatttacattaccctatcaaaccgtcccaacacttatggccagcattgtctctaaggtacaaaaaatctaattttaaaatgtgtgttttggcccatatctcctcaaccatagcttggattttcatcaaattttacatgaaacggagaaactatttatcttttcacttatataaaaaatattgcattttcctcatgtgatttagggatacggtcacgttttatacccaatatcatgtattttacagtgcgttctgaacattattagcctatgccaactacgtattttgcttaaaatgacgttttattttgaaagagtagtgatttaatcaccagaaatacatgatatttgttgacaggaattgattgaagtcttttaaaagagtgattttgggaaaaaatacttaaaattaaaaaaaagctaattttagaagaaaaaaacaaaactttaatcattttcatcgtttgcatcaaaaagcgtatgtggtatttgcaagcagtatatcgtgtaaatataatcatagtcggcaggagtaggcttaaattacattttatgactgaaatttattaaagagctttcaaagaaacttatagtaagtatagaaagtaaaatataggtagacatacagaaaaaaagaaggacggacattggcaaaaattaatagaacgacgaatataatatattgaaggatattgtaaaataataacaaaaaagaaaagaaaaagaaatctaaataaattcaagctaaagaattttaatataatatccactttctttttctttggcAAATATATCGTATCCTTTTTTCCCACAAATCATTTTACCTCGGACCAAACTGAAATATAATGGAGCACAAATGTCTAGCCAACACCTGCTGTATATAAATATCAGCTCTACACGATATACAGTgccaaaaaaaaatgtgattttttgacatgtttttcattaactgaatatttatatatagcaggtgttggctgacatttgctccacatttagttcagttttgtcgggataaatgactacaggGACAAAATGCAATGGATACGGTATCTGCCGTCAGGCAAAGTGGACACGGGTTTTAATATGAATATtactttatatttctttttacaagcgttttcgattttttttgttattattttacaatatcccatcatatcatattctgctttctattaatttttgccaatgtccgtacttctttttttctgtattttgttgcttcatttgtggtagactgcggtcaattgggaaaacaagtgtgcatgggttcgattcctttatttgttttttgatcacgagatgttgtgataacttttattttcttctatagctgtaatgtaacattttaattggtggaaacaatcattttccattttaaaacccaagtttttgacagttaaagtgacgaatagtgaacttagacagggccaaaatatcgttttaagacattttaagtgaccagtccctaaatttcaaatgtagccatccaaaaaaattttggtaaagccacatgataagatctctaactgctccaaatttggtgtcaatatcatatttactttttgagttataagcaaaaactgaaattagatgatttttttcaacttttcaaatacaaccatggccaaaatgtgttgggacacttatggaaaacgcatacactatagtatgaccttatttcgtTATTATTAGCattgataaagtggaggtttctttggtgtcaagcctaaacactttcctaacaccccaaccctccccttccccaccaatcaatgttgggtgccacaaggctcgtgtgaccaaaaagtcgaattcaacattgatcggggagtgggggcttatttacattaccctatcaaaccgtcccaacacttatggccagcattgtctctaaggtacaaaaaatctaattttaaaatgtgtgttttggcccatatctcctcaaccatagcttggattttcatcaaattttacatgaaaacggagaaactatttatcttttcacttatataaaaattattgcattttcctcatgtgatttagggatacggtcacgttttatacgcataatatcatgtattttacagtgcgttctgaacattattagcctatgccaactacgtatttttcgtaaaatgacgttttattttgaaagagtagtgatttaatcaccagaaatacatgatatttgttgacaggaattgattgaagtcttttaaaagagtgattttgggaaaaaatacttaaaattaaaaaaaagctaatatttagaagaaaaaaaacaaaactttaatcattttcatcgtttgcatcaaaaacgtatgtggtatttgcaacgagtatatcgtgtaaatataatcatagtcggcaggagtaggcttaaattacattttatgactgaaatttattaaagcgctttcaaagaaacttatagtaagtatagaaagtaaaatataggaagacatacagaaaaaaagaaggacggacattggcaaaaattaatagaacgacgaatataatatgatgaaggatattgtaaaataataacaaaaaagaaaagaaaaaaaaatctaaataaattcaggggctcgaacccgtgtccacggCGCcagtggcagatgccgtatccattgcgccacagagctgtgtaa includes the following:
- the LOC140155736 gene encoding uncharacterized protein isoform X2, with amino-acid sequence MADRRRRVHRRRLDDSETAGSEGEDEKRVSASGEGLSLSADESDTILDNEDDDSEYESAEEHQDSSFTKEQFSESTDTTPSRGNHCEAENKKEDARPSKEYDDDVVVEEDYVEGGEDEEGQFDDEAADEPEERGSGDGEEEQNLDADQDDKNPAYIPRKGAFFMHDMRSDDDGKPKPRREKRLWQDDGQKWGHDKYIEAEQAPKPREELAAMYGHDIRRDSAPPRGRGRGYRGRGGDGRYGSRKDRPTLSDFIGRDDNAPPREQRGGGPRRSRGRGRWNEPQDPDRPHRTEWSNRRNYNRNDNEAYNEHENEQEYNGHEYARRQDNRDNRSDYRDRPTRGYGRNRQNYNNRNRSEEQRDSYWEQQRGSQQAQNEVLPSSYQQDLGYQQQQQGSWSTADDDIVVVKKETSEETVSEVYTVPQDLVIESRTIPNVEVEPKVEPSKPRETKSYSRERHQRSVKQESLPATQEEQNVAGVALSDDSLERQIQALKITVQGSERKAQFMTEEEALRLKMERKDVILPQPSDIIAAVAQLPSAGGDALMDKREAARTKRYSSQRQRSAGDAAPQRPPGDQAVPKYYEQGQQGHIYHPGSTPPATISGPPPPRNMVSTPPHTVPSTPPHGTMTVPPPQPAIQSQAPPPPVAVPRPRHSSPVETSVPHIRTVVPPPVVTSEGLPPGLQRHPLVHSDAQAVIHQGMMVRTDVPIHPGIPHPSPTHMVNNPPPPLMHPPANLPTQQPPPPRPPFPPPPFVAGGVVNYAQPPGPHFQIGGPVPLQHYPAQPVSTMSGPTTIPVQAGPAIPGQPPPTIPVPPPNLPPPQAAGHPAPPSGTSQTYGGITYYSPEQQLGIKRPPPKRQANPIPIEPPPERPRGINDQQQLTAAQQLQYQQQLQIHQQQLQQQQISQPHQVEVSQAHLQQVSQAQQQQYVQAQQQQLQLQQQQVLQQQQQQQQQQQQQQQQQQQQQQQQQQQQQQQQPVPQQQPVSQASQSGQTIKEENKSE
- the LOC140155736 gene encoding uncharacterized protein isoform X1, which produces MADRRRRVHRRRLDDSETAGSEGEDEKRVSASGEGLSLSADESDTILDNEDDDSEYESAEEHQDSSFTKEQFSESTDTTPSRGNHCEAENKKEDARPSKEYDDDVVVEEDYVEGGEDEEGQFDDEAADEPEERGSGDGEEEQNLDADQDDKNPAYIPRKGAFFMHDMRSDDDGKPKPRREKRLWQDDGQKWGHDKYIEAEQAPKPREELAAMYGHDIRRDSAPPRGRGRGYRGRGGDGRYGSRKDRPTLSDFIGRDDNAPPREQRGGGPRRSRGRGRWNEPQDPDRPHRTEWSNRRNYNRNDNEAYNEHENEQEYNGHEYARRQDNRDNRSDYRDRPTRGYGRNRQNYNNRNRSEEQRDSYWEQQRGSQQAQNEVLPSSYQQDLGYQQQQQGSWSTADDDIVVVKKETSEETVSEVYTVPQDLVIESRTIPNVEVEPKVEPSKPRETKSYSRERHQRSVKQESLPATQEEQNVAGVALSDDSLERQIQALKITVQGSERKAQFMTEEEALRLKMERKDVILPQPSDIIAAVAQLPSAGGDALMDKREQAARTKRYSSQRQRSAGDAAPQRPPGDQAVPKYYEQGQQGHIYHPGSTPPATISGPPPPRNMVSTPPHTVPSTPPHGTMTVPPPQPAIQSQAPPPPVAVPRPRHSSPVETSVPHIRTVVPPPVVTSEGLPPGLQRHPLVHSDAQAVIHQGMMVRTDVPIHPGIPHPSPTHMVNNPPPPLMHPPANLPTQQPPPPRPPFPPPPFVAGGVVNYAQPPGPHFQIGGPVPLQHYPAQPVSTMSGPTTIPVQAGPAIPGQPPPTIPVPPPNLPPPQAAGHPAPPSGTSQTYGGITYYSPEQQLGIKRPPPKRQANPIPIEPPPERPRGINDQQQLTAAQQLQYQQQLQIHQQQLQQQQISQPHQVEVSQAHLQQVSQAQQQQYVQAQQQQLQLQQQQVLQQQQQQQQQQQQQQQQQQQQQQQQQQQQQQQQPVPQQQPVSQASQSGQTIKEENKSE